In Actinomadura citrea, a single window of DNA contains:
- a CDS encoding DoxX family membrane protein, which produces MALSEHKTHVGRDTLIRVVTPRPLTESHAARYAWAAARFALGWVFLWAFVDKTFGLGHETPAAKAWIDGGSPTEGFLAHSPAGPFADLYHDIAGAGWADWLFMIGLGGIGAALILGVGMRIAAAAGAALLLMMWSAVLPPENNPFMDDHLVYAILIVGLALVSAGDTLGLGRWWGGTRLVKRLPFLK; this is translated from the coding sequence ATGGCACTCTCCGAGCACAAGACCCACGTGGGGCGGGACACCCTGATCCGGGTGGTGACCCCCCGGCCGCTGACCGAGTCGCACGCCGCCCGTTATGCCTGGGCCGCAGCGCGCTTCGCGCTCGGCTGGGTCTTCCTGTGGGCTTTTGTGGACAAGACCTTCGGACTGGGCCACGAGACCCCCGCAGCCAAGGCGTGGATCGACGGCGGCAGCCCCACCGAGGGGTTCCTGGCGCACTCGCCCGCCGGGCCGTTCGCCGACCTCTACCACGACATCGCGGGAGCGGGCTGGGCCGACTGGCTGTTCATGATCGGTCTGGGCGGCATCGGCGCCGCCCTCATCCTGGGCGTGGGCATGCGGATCGCCGCCGCGGCGGGGGCCGCCCTGCTGCTGATGATGTGGTCGGCGGTCCTGCCCCCGGAGAACAACCCCTTCATGGACGACCACCTGGTCTACGCCATCCTGATCGTCGGACTGGCCCTGGTCAGCGCAGGCGACACCCTGGGCCTCGGCCGCTGGTGGGGCGGGACCCGCCTGGTCAAGCGCCTCCCCTTCCTCAAGTGA